From Rhizophagus irregularis chromosome 9, complete sequence, the proteins below share one genomic window:
- a CDS encoding glutamine-dependent NAD(+) synthetase, which translates to MGHLITVATCSLNQWALDFEGNLERILESIRIAKEQGATLRVGPELEITGYGCLDHFLEGDTYLHSWEMMGKILQFDEAKNILLDIGMPVVHKNVKYNCRVIILNGKILLIRPKLFLANDGNYRELRYFSAWSPARYVEEYRLPRIIREITGQSIVPIGDAVISTIDTCVGIELCEELFTPNSPNISMGLDGVEIITNSSGSHHELRKLYRRVDLIKEATLKNGGVYLYANQQGCDGDRLYYDGCTLIAVNGQIVAQGSQFSLKDVEVITATIDIEDVRSHRSISSRGMQATNTPRYQRIEAPIALSQSVLNNNIRIHLTKPIEEFYHTPEQEIALGPACWLWDYLRRSKMNGYLLPLSGGIDSCATAIIVYSMCRLVVEAAKNGDTRVIIDARRIAGVSKDSDYIPKDPREFANRLFHTCYMGTENSSKETRERAKNLASAIGSYHIDLNMNDIVTSIQTLFNLVTNKTPRFRVHGGSNIENLALQNIQARLRMILAYLFAQLMPWVRNQNGSLLVLGSANVDECLRGYLTKYDCSSADINPIGGISKKDLRKFIAYARDEFNIPLLNEFLNAIPTAELEPITHDYVQADEVDMEMTYDELSIFGKLRKIEKCGPFSMFSKLIHEWGSELRPIQIAEKVKRFFFYHSINRHKMTTLTPSYHAEAYSPDDNRFDLRPFLYNTAWNWQFKKIDSFANELEKVNK; encoded by the exons CGGTTATGGATGTTTGGATCATTTTTTAGAAG GAGATACTTATTTGCATTCATGGGAAATGATGGGCAAAATATTGCAATTCGATGAAgcgaaaaatatattacttgaTATTGGAAT gCCCGTCGTtcataaaaatgtcaaatataaTTGTCGCGTCATCATTCTTAATGGcaagattttattaatccGTCCAAAGTTGTTTCTTGCCAACGACGGCAATTATCGCGAGCTAAGATATTTTTCTGCTTGGTCACCGGCAAGATACGTTGAAGAATACCGACTCCCACGTATCATAAGGGAAATTACGGGCcaa tctATAGTTCCTATTGGTGACGCGGTGATTTCTACAATTGACACGTGTGTTGGTATAGAATTATGCGAAGAATTATTTACGCCAAATAG TCCAAATATAAGCATGGGATTGGATGGCGTTGAAATCATTACTAACAGTAGCGGTAGTCATCATGAACTTCGAAAACTTTATCGACGCgtagatttaattaaagaagcaACTTTGAAG AACGGTGGAGTCTATCTCTACGCTAATCAACAAGGGTGTGATGGCGatagattatattatgatGGCTGTACCTTAATTGCAGTCAATGGTCAAATCGTTGCTCAAGGTTCCCAATTTTCTTTAAAGGATGTG GAGGTGATTACGGCAACTATTGACATAGAAGATGTACGCTCACATCGTAGTATAAGCAGCAGAGGAATGCAAGCCACAAATACTCCTCGGTATCAGCGCATTGAAGCTCCTATAGCTTTGTCACAATCggtgttaaataataatatacgcATTCATTTAACTAAACCTatcgaagaattttatcatacACCCGAACAAGAAATTGC attggGTCCAGCATGTTGGCTTTGGGATTATCTTCGTAGATCAAAAATGAATGGATATTTATTGCCTCTTAGTGGGGGGATTGATAGTTGCGCTACGGCAATTATAGTATACTCAATGTGTCGTCTTGTTGTAGAAGCCGCAAAAAATGGAG atactAGAGTTATTATTGATGCGAGAAGAATTGCAGGAGTGAGCAAGGATTCAGATTACATTCCTAAAGATCCACGAGAATTCGCAAa TCGGTTATTTCACACTTGCTATATGGGGACTGAGAATTCAAGTAAAGAGACGCGAGAACGTGCTAAGAATTTAGCAAGTGCTATAGGAAG TTATCACATTGATTTGAATATGAATGATATAGTAACTTCAATTCAAACATTATTCAATTTGGTCACAAACAAGACACCTCGATTTCGAGTCCATGGTGGTTCAAATATTGAGAATCTTGCACTTCAAAATATTCAg GCAAGATTAAGGATGATACTTGCGTATCTTTTTGCGCAACTTATGCCATGGGTTAGAAATCAAAATGGTTCGCTGCTTGTTCTTGGCAGCGCAAATGTAGATGAATG tCTTCGAGGTTATCTAACCAAATATGATTGTTCGAGTGCTGATATTAATCCCATTGGAGGTATTAGCAAAAAAGACTTACGTAAATTTATTGCTTATGCAAGAGATGAATTTAACATTCCACTTCTAAATGA attCCTTAACGCAATTCCAACAGCCGAACTTGAGCCCATAACTCATGATTATGTTCAAGCTGACGAG GTTGATATGGAAATGACATATGatgaattatcaatatttgggaaattaagaaaaatagaaaaatgtgGCCCATTTTCAATGTTCTCAAAACTTATACATGAATGGGGATCAGAATTAAGACCAATTCAG atTGCAGAGAAAGTCaaaagattctttttttatcattcaATAAATCGGCATAAAATGACTACGCTGACACCATCATATCATGCTGAAGCTTATAGTCCTGATGATAATAGATTTGACTTAAGAccatttttgtataatactGCTTGGAATTggcaatttaaaaaaattgattctttTGCTAATGAATTAgagaaagtaaataaataa